A genomic region of Rhodococcus pyridinivorans contains the following coding sequences:
- a CDS encoding siderophore-interacting protein, with product MLHVVSGGIRATSEGRMAKSTGTARRNPYLKPESRRMVRAQVLAAQRISRTFVRITVGGDDVDSIAPMGFDHWFRMFFPTPDQQELTLPGATDDRWWPEYQELPEERRPALRNYTFRRVRPAGTGLFGPTSEIEIDFASHGDLGPASAWAERAQPGDEIGILDEGISNLPLDEARSWLLVGDESAVPAVVGILDSILALDPFAAVEVFVEVPHPDDLSAQNLPTGENVLVHPVIRTDGEAVPGSLVVDAVRESTPSSDSAHAFVAGESSLATGVRRHLVRECGWDRAAVTFIGYWKYGEPVY from the coding sequence ATGCTGCACGTCGTCAGTGGTGGCATCCGAGCAACCTCGGAGGGCCGTATGGCGAAGAGCACCGGAACCGCACGGCGCAATCCCTATCTCAAGCCCGAGTCGCGGCGGATGGTGCGCGCGCAGGTACTCGCCGCCCAACGCATCAGCCGGACCTTCGTGCGCATCACCGTGGGCGGCGACGACGTCGACTCGATCGCACCGATGGGCTTCGACCACTGGTTCCGCATGTTCTTCCCCACCCCGGATCAGCAGGAGCTGACCCTTCCCGGCGCGACCGACGACCGTTGGTGGCCCGAATACCAGGAACTGCCCGAGGAGCGGCGTCCGGCGTTGCGGAACTACACGTTCCGCCGTGTGCGACCTGCGGGCACCGGGCTGTTCGGTCCGACCTCAGAGATCGAGATCGATTTCGCGTCGCACGGCGATCTGGGTCCGGCTTCGGCGTGGGCGGAGCGGGCACAGCCCGGCGACGAGATCGGCATCCTCGACGAGGGCATCAGCAACCTGCCCCTCGACGAAGCACGGTCGTGGCTGCTCGTCGGCGACGAGAGCGCGGTGCCCGCCGTGGTCGGCATCCTCGACTCGATTCTTGCCCTCGACCCGTTCGCGGCCGTGGAGGTCTTCGTCGAGGTTCCGCACCCGGACGATCTCAGCGCCCAGAATCTGCCGACGGGCGAGAACGTGCTGGTGCACCCGGTGATCAGGACGGATGGCGAGGCGGTTCCGGGCAGTCTCGTCGTCGACGCGGTGCGGGAGTCGACGCCCTCGTCGGATTCGGCCCACGCGTTCGTCGCAGGCGAGTCGTCGCTCGCGACCGGCGTGCGCCGCCATCTCGTGCGCGAGTGCGGCTGGGACCGTGCGGCGGTGACCTTCATCGGCTACTGGAAGTACGGGGAGCCCGTCTACTGA
- a CDS encoding DUF3592 domain-containing protein, translating to MSGPERARRAVLMVAAAISALAVILLLGALRNDLTIRSDTGTAVAEVLSAGSVRSAVSFVTPDGVTHNPELGVLYPTGLTTGQRIAVEYARSDPDLVRVTGRDARVALIPAGSVIVVTWLIATPVLIWLRRRATAAPAVAPDVKDRQLQV from the coding sequence GTGAGCGGACCCGAGCGCGCGCGGCGCGCGGTTCTCATGGTCGCGGCGGCGATTTCCGCCCTCGCGGTGATCCTGTTGCTCGGCGCCCTCCGCAACGACCTCACCATCCGCTCCGACACGGGCACGGCCGTCGCGGAGGTGCTCTCGGCTGGCTCCGTGCGGTCCGCCGTGAGTTTCGTCACTCCTGACGGTGTGACGCACAATCCGGAGCTCGGCGTTCTGTACCCGACGGGGCTGACCACCGGGCAGCGGATCGCCGTCGAGTACGCCCGGAGTGATCCCGATCTCGTTCGTGTGACCGGTCGCGACGCCCGCGTCGCCCTGATCCCGGCCGGATCGGTGATCGTCGTCACATGGTTGATCGCCACGCCGGTGCTGATCTGGCTGCGGCGGAGGGCGACCGCCGCACCCGCTGTCGCTCCCGACGTGAAGGATCGACAGCTGCAGGTGTGA
- a CDS encoding geranylgeranyl reductase family protein, which yields MVAEHSARDPRQSQSCVPDSTDVLVVGAGPAGSAAAAWAARAGREVLLVDAATFPRDKTCGDGLTPRAVAELDELGLGDWLRTRTVNRGLRLEGFGGRFELPWPDSSFPVVGSAVPRTELDARIRQAALDSGARAVDGTKAVDVERDGDRVSAVIFRTADGPRTVRCRTVIVADGVRSPLGKVLGRRWHRDTTYGVAARAYATSPRSDDPWITSHLELRDDAGAVQPGYGWVFPLGTGEVNLGVGTLATASRPASGSLRHLIDLYARQRRKEWELGEVTRVASALLPMGGAVSGVAGRNWALIGDAAACVNPLNGEGIDYGLEGGRLLAGLLDSDDLTDLWPATLRSHYGRAFSTARRLASLLTIPKFLPATGPIAMRSRTMMSVAVRVMGNLVTDEDADFVARVWRTSGHLSMRWDRQPLFA from the coding sequence GTGGTGGCCGAACACTCCGCGCGAGATCCGCGGCAATCCCAGTCCTGCGTTCCCGACAGTACCGATGTTCTCGTCGTCGGTGCCGGTCCAGCCGGTTCCGCCGCCGCCGCGTGGGCTGCCCGCGCCGGTCGCGAGGTGTTGCTCGTCGATGCCGCGACCTTCCCTCGCGACAAGACCTGCGGTGACGGATTGACCCCGCGTGCCGTCGCCGAACTCGACGAACTCGGCCTCGGCGACTGGCTGCGCACCCGCACCGTCAACCGCGGTCTGCGTCTCGAGGGCTTCGGTGGCCGCTTCGAACTCCCCTGGCCCGACTCGTCGTTCCCGGTCGTGGGCAGCGCCGTGCCGCGCACCGAACTCGACGCCCGGATCCGGCAGGCCGCGCTCGACTCGGGTGCCCGCGCCGTGGACGGAACGAAGGCCGTCGACGTCGAACGCGACGGCGACCGGGTCTCGGCCGTGATCTTCCGCACCGCCGACGGACCGCGGACCGTCCGCTGCCGCACGGTGATCGTCGCCGACGGGGTGCGTTCTCCCCTCGGCAAGGTGCTCGGTCGTCGCTGGCACCGCGACACCACCTACGGCGTGGCCGCGCGGGCCTACGCCACCTCCCCGCGCAGCGACGATCCGTGGATCACCTCGCACCTCGAACTGCGCGACGACGCGGGGGCCGTCCAGCCGGGCTACGGCTGGGTGTTCCCGCTCGGCACCGGCGAGGTGAACCTGGGAGTGGGGACCCTCGCGACCGCCTCGCGACCGGCGAGTGGATCGCTGCGGCATCTCATCGACCTCTACGCGCGGCAGCGCCGCAAGGAATGGGAACTCGGCGAGGTGACGCGTGTGGCGTCGGCGCTGCTGCCCATGGGCGGAGCCGTGTCGGGGGTCGCGGGCAGGAACTGGGCGCTGATCGGCGACGCCGCGGCGTGCGTCAATCCGCTCAACGGCGAGGGCATCGACTACGGACTCGAAGGCGGTCGGTTGCTCGCCGGGCTGCTCGACTCCGACGACCTCACCGACCTGTGGCCGGCGACGCTGCGCTCCCACTACGGCCGGGCGTTCTCCACCGCGCGTCGCCTCGCGAGCCTGCTCACGATCCCGAAGTTCCTGCCGGCGACCGGCCCGATCGCGATGCGGTCGCGGACGATGATGTCGGTCGCGGTGCGGGTGATGGGCAATCTCGTCACCGACGAGGACGCCGACTTCGTGGCCCGGGTGTGGCGGACGAGCGGTCATCTCTCGATGCGCTGGGATCGGCAGCCGCTCTTCGCCTGA
- a CDS encoding DUF6918 family protein, which produces MVAALGDALLGADKFPAVKADVEALIDAEVSDKKGASGLALKGGYAAVKKVGPGIVPGAVEGLLPEFVEKLQPFWVEYAGNGSFADFLVARGEVVADALLGVTDERIAGTSKSGVKKVYDSLRPSAKKHVVEALPRLGDLIQKHAG; this is translated from the coding sequence GTGGTTGCAGCTCTGGGCGATGCCCTCCTCGGCGCCGACAAGTTCCCGGCGGTCAAGGCAGACGTCGAAGCCCTGATCGATGCTGAGGTGTCGGACAAGAAGGGTGCGTCCGGTCTCGCCCTCAAGGGTGGCTACGCAGCAGTGAAGAAGGTCGGCCCGGGCATCGTGCCGGGTGCCGTCGAAGGTCTGCTGCCCGAATTCGTCGAGAAGCTCCAGCCGTTCTGGGTGGAGTACGCAGGCAACGGTTCGTTCGCGGACTTCCTGGTCGCCCGCGGCGAGGTCGTCGCCGACGCTCTCCTCGGCGTGACCGACGAGCGCATCGCCGGCACGTCGAAGTCCGGCGTCAAGAAGGTCTACGACTCGCTGCGCCCCTCGGCCAAGAAGCACGTCGTCGAGGCCCTGCCGCGCCTGGGTGATCTCATCCAGAAGCACGCCGGCTGA
- the menD gene encoding 2-succinyl-5-enolpyruvyl-6-hydroxy-3-cyclohexene-1-carboxylic-acid synthase, with translation MNPSTAQATAVVDELARGGVRDVVLCPGSRNAPLAFALQAADSAGRLRLHMRIDERTAGFLAIGLALASGRPVPVVMTSGTAVANLAPAVLEANYARVPLVVLSANRPYELLGSGANQTVEQLGLFGSQVRATISLGLAEGIEQNSQWRSAVSRVLAAARGTRSGNAGPVHFDIPLREPLVPELDAKGPVPEGRPDGNAWTTTVNATLDVPLEIDLTPDTIVVSGHGSAHRPELSGLPTVAEPTAPLHGIPVHPMALPHLKPRQAIITGRPTLHRPVSNLLADPAVTVYALTTGPRWPDVSGNVIATGTRAVVSGTPDEAWLERCRQLSAHTDKAVRAQLDGHPKATGLHVAAVVTDSLKPCDQLLLGASNPVRDAALVSYPKPDVKVLSNRGVAGIDGTVSTAVGAALAYEQGRTVALLGDLTFLHDASGLLIGPSEPRPQNLTIVVANDDGGGIFELLEQGDPQYAGVFERVFGTPHGMDLAALCAAYRVPHELVDLQGLALALSNDTAPPAGIRVVEVTTDRAGLRELHAAVRAQL, from the coding sequence GTGAATCCGTCCACTGCCCAGGCCACTGCTGTCGTCGACGAACTCGCCCGGGGCGGTGTTCGGGACGTCGTGCTGTGCCCGGGCTCGCGCAACGCGCCGCTCGCCTTCGCGCTCCAGGCCGCCGACAGCGCAGGACGTTTGCGCCTGCACATGCGTATCGACGAGCGCACCGCCGGATTCCTCGCGATCGGCCTGGCCCTCGCATCGGGGCGTCCCGTCCCGGTCGTCATGACCTCCGGTACCGCCGTGGCCAACCTCGCGCCCGCTGTGCTCGAGGCGAACTACGCCCGCGTCCCGCTGGTCGTGCTCAGCGCCAATCGCCCCTACGAACTGCTCGGATCCGGTGCGAACCAAACCGTCGAACAGCTCGGGTTGTTCGGCAGCCAGGTGCGCGCCACCATCAGTCTCGGCCTCGCCGAAGGCATCGAGCAGAACAGCCAGTGGCGTTCGGCTGTCTCCCGGGTTCTCGCTGCCGCCCGCGGAACCCGATCGGGCAACGCCGGCCCGGTCCACTTCGACATCCCGCTGCGCGAACCGCTCGTGCCCGAGCTCGACGCGAAGGGCCCGGTGCCCGAGGGCCGCCCCGACGGCAATGCCTGGACCACCACGGTGAACGCCACCCTCGACGTCCCGCTCGAGATCGACCTGACCCCCGACACGATCGTCGTCTCCGGTCACGGTTCCGCCCACCGCCCCGAATTGTCCGGGCTGCCGACCGTCGCCGAACCCACCGCACCGTTGCACGGCATCCCGGTGCATCCGATGGCGCTGCCGCACCTGAAGCCGCGCCAGGCGATCATCACCGGACGGCCCACGCTGCACCGGCCGGTGTCGAACCTGCTCGCCGACCCCGCCGTCACCGTGTACGCGCTGACCACCGGCCCGCGCTGGCCCGACGTGTCGGGCAACGTCATCGCGACAGGCACCCGCGCCGTGGTGTCGGGAACACCCGACGAGGCGTGGCTCGAACGATGCCGCCAGCTGTCGGCACACACCGACAAGGCCGTGCGCGCCCAGCTCGACGGGCATCCGAAGGCCACCGGACTGCACGTCGCGGCGGTCGTGACGGACTCGCTGAAGCCCTGCGACCAGCTGCTGCTCGGGGCGTCGAACCCGGTGCGCGACGCGGCGCTCGTGAGCTACCCGAAACCCGACGTGAAGGTGCTGTCCAACCGGGGTGTCGCCGGGATCGACGGTACGGTCTCCACCGCCGTCGGTGCCGCACTCGCCTACGAGCAGGGACGGACCGTCGCGCTGCTCGGCGACCTGACCTTCCTGCACGACGCGTCGGGCCTGCTCATCGGGCCGTCGGAGCCGCGGCCGCAGAACCTCACCATCGTCGTCGCGAACGACGACGGCGGCGGAATCTTCGAACTGCTCGAACAGGGCGACCCGCAGTACGCGGGTGTTTTCGAGCGTGTCTTCGGCACCCCGCACGGTATGGACCTCGCGGCACTGTGTGCGGCCTACCGCGTCCCGCACGAGCTGGTGGATCTGCAGGGACTCGCGCTCGCCCTCTCGAACGACACGGCGCCACCCGCGGGCATCCGTGTGGTCGAGGTCACCACCGATCGGGCCGGGCTGCGCGAATTGCACGCGGCGGTGCGGGCGCAGCTGTGA
- a CDS encoding PaaI family thioesterase gives MTEQTDPRDDYEHHGGFPVYEPVKAGPNYGRLVETFRRLQDLMVSTNPPDEVVDRAIEQTEALVGLLAEHAVPEGRSPAGFNVDLPGRGSALLLPWTIEKYGPDGVRERGVFRRYHLGGNGAAHGGTLPLLFDDLFGMVIHANGRPIARTAYLHVDYRRITPIETELVVDGWVDRVDGRKAFCKAELRDVDGNLLADCEALMVQLLPGQP, from the coding sequence ATGACCGAGCAGACCGATCCCCGCGACGACTACGAACACCACGGCGGATTCCCGGTCTACGAACCGGTGAAGGCGGGGCCGAACTACGGTCGCCTCGTCGAGACCTTCCGGCGTCTGCAGGATCTGATGGTCTCCACGAACCCGCCGGACGAGGTCGTCGACCGCGCGATCGAGCAGACCGAGGCACTCGTCGGCCTGCTCGCCGAGCACGCCGTGCCCGAGGGCCGCTCGCCCGCCGGATTCAACGTCGACCTGCCCGGACGCGGCAGCGCGCTGCTGCTGCCGTGGACGATCGAGAAGTACGGACCGGACGGTGTCCGTGAGCGCGGCGTCTTCCGCCGCTACCACCTCGGAGGCAACGGGGCCGCGCACGGCGGCACGCTGCCACTGCTGTTCGACGACCTGTTCGGCATGGTCATCCACGCCAACGGCCGCCCGATCGCCCGCACCGCCTATCTCCACGTCGACTACCGCAGGATCACTCCGATCGAGACCGAACTCGTCGTCGACGGCTGGGTGGACCGCGTGGACGGTCGCAAGGCCTTCTGCAAGGCCGAACTGCGCGATGTCGACGGCAACCTCCTCGCCGACTGCGAGGCGCTGATGGTCCAGTTGCTGCCGGGCCAGCCGTGA
- a CDS encoding flavin reductase family protein translates to MEAVRTVFDPAESSPGRFYRLLTATIVPRPIAWVSTEAEDGVFNLAPYSFFTVASTAPPVVQFTSVGRKDSLRNIEQTGEFVINIATVPLMEKVNASSAAFPHHIDEFTEVGLHAEPSERVRPPRVAEAPASIECRLHRVIEIGDSFVVMGDVLAVTVDPEVLAEDGAPDFAALGAVSRLGRTEWGLTPAVRRLQRPGTPG, encoded by the coding sequence ATGGAGGCCGTGCGCACAGTCTTCGATCCCGCCGAGTCGAGTCCCGGCCGCTTCTACCGCCTTCTCACCGCGACAATCGTGCCGAGACCGATCGCGTGGGTGTCCACCGAGGCCGAGGACGGTGTGTTCAATCTCGCTCCCTACAGCTTCTTCACGGTGGCGAGTACGGCCCCGCCGGTCGTGCAGTTCACCTCCGTGGGCCGGAAGGACAGTCTGCGGAACATCGAGCAGACGGGCGAGTTCGTGATCAACATCGCGACCGTGCCGTTGATGGAGAAGGTCAACGCCTCGTCGGCGGCGTTCCCGCACCACATCGACGAGTTCACCGAGGTGGGGTTGCACGCCGAGCCGAGCGAGCGGGTGCGGCCCCCGCGGGTCGCGGAGGCACCCGCCTCGATCGAGTGCCGGTTGCACCGTGTGATCGAGATCGGCGACTCGTTCGTCGTGATGGGCGACGTCCTCGCCGTGACGGTCGATCCGGAGGTGCTGGCGGAGGACGGTGCCCCCGACTTCGCCGCGCTCGGCGCGGTGAGCCGGTTGGGGCGGACCGAATGGGGACTGACGCCCGCGGTGCGGAGACTGCAGCGGCCCGGCACTCCCGGGTGA
- a CDS encoding 1,4-dihydroxy-2-naphthoyl-CoA synthase, which yields MTFDPELWRPVPGFENLTDITYHRHVTQGTVRVAFDRPEVRNAFRPHTVDELYRVLDHARTTSDVGVVLLTGNGPSPKDGGWAFCSGGDQRIRGRSGYQYASGETADTVDKARAGRLHILEVQRLIRFMPKVVIALVNGWAAGGGHSLHVTCDLTLASREHARFKQTDADVGSFDGGYGSAYLAKMVGQKFAREIFFLGDTYTAEEMHHMGAVNKVVDHDELENVALEWAQKINGKSPQAQRMLKYAFNLQDDGLVGQQLFAGEATRLAYMTDEAIEGRDAFLEKREPDWSPYPHYY from the coding sequence GTGACCTTCGATCCAGAATTGTGGCGCCCGGTACCCGGGTTCGAGAACCTCACCGACATCACCTATCACCGACACGTCACGCAGGGCACGGTCCGCGTCGCGTTCGATCGTCCCGAGGTGCGCAACGCCTTCCGTCCGCACACCGTCGACGAGCTCTACCGCGTGCTCGATCATGCGCGGACCACCTCCGACGTGGGCGTCGTGCTGCTCACGGGCAACGGCCCGAGCCCGAAGGACGGCGGGTGGGCGTTCTGCTCCGGCGGCGACCAGCGGATCCGTGGCCGCAGCGGCTACCAGTACGCGAGCGGCGAGACCGCCGACACCGTCGACAAGGCCCGCGCGGGCCGGTTGCACATCCTCGAGGTCCAGCGGCTGATCCGGTTCATGCCGAAGGTCGTCATCGCTCTGGTCAACGGCTGGGCCGCCGGTGGCGGTCACAGCCTGCACGTCACGTGCGACCTGACGCTCGCCTCCCGCGAGCACGCCCGCTTCAAGCAGACCGATGCCGACGTGGGCAGCTTCGACGGGGGCTACGGCAGCGCCTACCTCGCCAAGATGGTCGGCCAGAAGTTCGCGCGGGAGATCTTCTTCCTCGGCGACACCTATACGGCCGAGGAGATGCACCACATGGGTGCGGTGAACAAGGTCGTCGACCACGACGAGCTCGAGAACGTCGCGCTGGAGTGGGCGCAGAAGATCAACGGCAAGTCGCCGCAGGCGCAGCGCATGCTCAAGTACGCCTTCAACCTGCAGGACGACGGCCTCGTCGGTCAGCAGTTGTTCGCGGGCGAGGCCACGCGTCTGGCCTACATGACCGACGAAGCGATCGAGGGTCGCGACGCTTTTCTCGAGAAGCGCGAGCCCGACTGGTCGCCCTACCCGCACTACTACTGA
- a CDS encoding o-succinylbenzoate synthase, protein MPLPSALPLPSADELLDGAVVVSLPMRVRFRGITEREVLLLRGPAGWGEFGPFPEYGDDEAAHWLQSAIEAAWQGHPAPRRSRIAVNATVPAIGPERVPEVLTRFPGARTAKVKVAETGQDLAQDVARVRAVREHVPHVRIDANGGWSVDEAVRALTAFTADGPLEYAEQPCATVPELVEVRRRLPGVRIAADESIRRAEDPLRVVRAGGADVAVVKVSPLGGVRRLVALADELAGHGVEVVVSSALDSAVGIATGLAAAAALPDLPYACGLGTGGFFDADVAPALHMSDGALDVVVVEPEPERLDALRADPDRVEWWCERVRRCRTVLAGRGL, encoded by the coding sequence CTGCCCCTCCCGTCCGCGCTGCCCCTCCCGTCCGCGGACGAGTTGCTCGACGGGGCAGTCGTCGTCTCGCTGCCCATGCGCGTCCGGTTCCGCGGCATCACCGAACGCGAGGTGCTGCTGCTGCGCGGACCCGCCGGGTGGGGCGAGTTCGGACCGTTCCCCGAATACGGCGACGACGAGGCGGCGCACTGGTTGCAGTCGGCGATCGAAGCCGCCTGGCAGGGCCATCCGGCTCCGCGCCGCTCCCGGATCGCGGTCAACGCGACCGTGCCCGCCATCGGCCCGGAGCGCGTCCCCGAGGTGCTCACCCGGTTCCCCGGCGCGCGCACCGCGAAGGTGAAGGTCGCCGAAACGGGCCAGGATCTCGCGCAGGATGTCGCTCGCGTCCGGGCCGTGCGCGAACACGTGCCCCACGTCCGGATCGACGCGAACGGCGGCTGGAGCGTGGACGAGGCCGTCCGCGCCCTCACGGCGTTCACCGCCGACGGTCCGCTCGAATACGCCGAGCAGCCGTGCGCGACCGTCCCCGAACTCGTCGAGGTGCGCCGGCGACTGCCCGGGGTGCGCATCGCGGCGGACGAGAGCATCCGCCGCGCCGAGGATCCCCTGCGGGTCGTGCGGGCCGGGGGAGCGGACGTCGCCGTCGTGAAGGTCTCGCCGCTCGGTGGGGTCCGACGCCTCGTCGCGCTCGCCGACGAACTCGCCGGGCACGGCGTCGAGGTGGTCGTCTCGAGCGCCCTCGACTCCGCGGTGGGGATCGCCACCGGTCTCGCGGCGGCAGCCGCCCTGCCCGACCTCCCGTACGCCTGCGGGCTGGGCACGGGTGGCTTCTTCGACGCCGACGTCGCGCCGGCTCTGCACATGTCCGACGGAGCGCTCGATGTCGTCGTGGTCGAGCCCGAACCCGAGCGGCTCGACGCGCTGCGGGCCGATCCCGATCGAGTCGAGTGGTGGTGCGAGCGGGTGCGTCGGTGCCGTACGGTGCTCGCCGGACGCGGACTGTGA
- a CDS encoding glycosyltransferase family 4 protein gives MRVAIVAESFLPNVNGVTNSVLRVLEHLDRTGHDALVVAPDTVAGRPPAPSDHHGTPVHRVPAVRVPRISSLPVGVPGPELLPVLRTFAPDVVHLASPFVLGAGGLAAAGRLDIPTVAIYQTDVAGFASSYGLGLAARASWRWTRRLHRGCDLTLAPSTSAVDDLVAHGIPRVRRWSRGVDTDRFAPSRRDEDLRSCWSPDGRPIVGFVGRLAPEKHVERLAILAHDPRLQLVVVGDGPERSRLERQLPSAVFTGQLGGEELARAHASLDVFVHPGEHETFCQAVQEALASGVPAIVPDAGGPRDLVAHCRNGYRLPVDRFVELLPRAVDALLAPGVRDEFGGAARSGVLGRTWPVLCDELFAHYRRVQGLPAHALRRAA, from the coding sequence GTGCGAGTAGCCATCGTCGCGGAATCCTTCCTCCCGAACGTCAACGGCGTCACCAACTCGGTGCTCCGCGTCCTCGAGCACCTCGACCGCACCGGACACGACGCGTTGGTCGTCGCACCCGACACGGTCGCAGGCAGGCCACCTGCTCCGTCCGACCATCACGGGACACCCGTCCACCGCGTACCGGCGGTGCGCGTACCGAGGATCAGCTCCCTCCCGGTGGGCGTGCCCGGCCCGGAACTCCTTCCGGTGTTGCGCACTTTCGCGCCGGACGTGGTGCACCTCGCGTCCCCGTTCGTGCTCGGTGCCGGCGGTCTCGCCGCCGCGGGACGCCTCGACATTCCGACGGTCGCGATCTATCAGACGGACGTGGCCGGATTCGCCTCCAGCTACGGGCTCGGCCTCGCCGCGCGTGCGTCCTGGCGGTGGACTCGGCGCCTGCACCGCGGCTGCGATCTCACCCTCGCTCCCTCGACCTCCGCCGTGGACGACCTCGTGGCCCACGGCATCCCGCGCGTGCGGCGCTGGTCGCGGGGCGTCGACACCGACCGCTTCGCGCCGTCCCGGCGGGACGAGGACCTGCGCTCCTGCTGGTCGCCGGACGGCCGTCCGATCGTCGGTTTCGTGGGACGCCTCGCGCCCGAGAAGCACGTCGAGCGGCTCGCGATCCTCGCCCACGACCCGCGGCTGCAGCTCGTCGTCGTCGGCGACGGTCCCGAACGGTCGCGGCTCGAACGTCAGCTGCCGTCGGCCGTGTTCACCGGGCAGCTGGGGGGTGAGGAACTGGCCCGCGCCCACGCGAGCCTCGACGTCTTCGTCCATCCCGGCGAACACGAGACCTTCTGCCAGGCCGTGCAGGAAGCCCTGGCGAGCGGGGTCCCGGCGATCGTGCCGGACGCGGGCGGACCACGCGACCTCGTCGCCCACTGCCGCAACGGTTACCGCTTGCCGGTGGACCGCTTCGTCGAATTGCTGCCCCGAGCCGTCGATGCGCTGCTCGCTCCTGGGGTCCGGGACGAGTTCGGTGGTGCGGCACGCAGTGGAGTGCTCGGCCGCACCTGGCCCGTGCTGTGCGACGAGTTGTTCGCCCATTACCGGCGGGTGCAGGGCCTTCCCGCGCACGCGCTCCGCCGCGCCGCATGA
- a CDS encoding demethylmenaquinone methyltransferase, with amino-acid sequence MATTHGSRASLDKDPREVASMFDGVAARYDLTNTVLSFGQDRGWRRATRAALDLKPGERVLDLAAGTGVSTVELGRSGAWVVATDFSKGMLHAGEFRNVPMVAGDAMKLPFADAVFDAATISFGLRNVADPDEGLREIARVVKPGGRLVVCEFSTPVREPLRTVYMEYLMRTLPRVARAVSSNPDAYVYLAESIRAWPDQEQLARRIEAAGWSDVKWRNLTGGITALHRAVRK; translated from the coding sequence GTGGCAACAACTCACGGATCACGCGCGTCGCTCGACAAGGACCCGCGTGAGGTCGCGTCCATGTTCGACGGGGTCGCTGCACGCTACGACCTGACCAACACCGTCCTGTCGTTCGGGCAGGACCGCGGGTGGCGTCGCGCGACCCGTGCGGCTCTCGACCTGAAGCCCGGCGAGCGGGTGCTCGACCTGGCCGCCGGCACCGGGGTCTCCACCGTCGAACTCGGACGGTCCGGCGCGTGGGTCGTCGCCACCGACTTCTCCAAGGGCATGCTGCACGCCGGTGAGTTCCGCAACGTCCCGATGGTCGCAGGCGACGCGATGAAACTGCCGTTCGCCGACGCGGTCTTCGACGCCGCGACCATCTCCTTCGGCCTGCGCAACGTCGCCGACCCGGACGAGGGACTGCGCGAGATCGCCCGGGTGGTCAAGCCGGGTGGACGCCTCGTGGTGTGCGAGTTCTCCACACCCGTGCGGGAACCGCTACGCACCGTCTACATGGAGTACCTGATGCGGACGCTGCCGCGGGTCGCGCGGGCGGTCAGCAGCAATCCCGACGCCTACGTCTACCTCGCCGAATCGATCCGGGCCTGGCCCGATCAAGAGCAGCTCGCCCGGCGCATCGAGGCCGCGGGCTGGAGCGACGTGAAGTGGCGCAATCTCACCGGGGGCATCACCGCCCTGCACCGCGCGGTACGCAAGTAG